The DNA sequence ACGAGCACGCTGGCCAGCCCGAACGCGAGCGTCGGTCCGAAGGCCACCACCATTCTCCACACGTCCACCATCATCGCCCCTCCCGCCGAGCCCGTTCGATGAGCGCCGACAGCCGCTCCAGTTCCTCCGCTTCCAGCGATCCCGCGGTCCGATCCAGCAGCGCCGCCACGGCCTTCTCGGTCGATCCCTCGAAGAACGTGTCGAGCACCCGTTTCAAGGCCCGCTCCCGCGCCTGGGTGCGCGGGACCGTGGCCCGGTAGAGGTAGCGCGGCCCGTCCTGCCGGTGCTGCAGATGTCCTTTGTCCTCGAGCACGCGCATCAGGGCACGCACGGCGGAGTAGCTGGGGGGATCGGGTAGCTCGTCCAGGACATC is a window from the Gemmatimonadota bacterium genome containing:
- a CDS encoding BlaI/MecI/CopY family transcriptional regulator, which produces MSEELPLSRRERQIMDIVYRHREVAVSDVLDELPDPPSYSAVRALMRVLEDKGHLQHRQDGPRYLYRATVPRTQARERALKRVLDTFFEGSTEKAVAALLDRTAGSLEAEELERLSALIERARREGR